One region of Demequina sp. TMPB413 genomic DNA includes:
- a CDS encoding DUF4326 domain-containing protein gives MPKRVQMSRQHPWRAEHPDAVIVARPSRWGNPLPGGIKSLTREQIVYGYRDLVVRRAAKIVTPSYVITVKATDVHETVPTSAEIRTALAGKDLACWCKPGDPCHADVLLEIANAPEPDRYPTQEFLHGESDVPGDCWRACIAGLTNAPLEVVPHFAQLYPDETTPAWWYATVTWVEENAPGTTLVCIDPVFPVATQTEALPPVVIATGKSPRGDFMHAVLVDWVTGDLVWDPHPSRAGLAGPAIELAALQAHVTGATV, from the coding sequence ATGCCTAAGCGCGTCCAGATGTCACGCCAGCACCCATGGCGGGCCGAACACCCCGACGCGGTGATCGTTGCCAGGCCGAGCAGGTGGGGCAACCCTCTGCCGGGCGGCATCAAGAGTTTGACCCGTGAGCAGATCGTCTACGGCTACCGCGACCTGGTGGTGCGCCGCGCAGCGAAGATCGTGACGCCCAGTTACGTGATCACGGTCAAGGCAACCGACGTCCACGAAACCGTCCCCACCTCCGCAGAGATACGGACCGCGCTCGCGGGCAAGGATCTCGCGTGCTGGTGCAAGCCCGGCGACCCCTGCCACGCGGACGTGTTGCTTGAGATTGCGAACGCTCCCGAACCTGACCGGTATCCGACGCAAGAGTTTCTACACGGCGAGTCGGACGTGCCCGGTGACTGTTGGCGCGCGTGCATTGCGGGTCTCACGAATGCCCCGTTGGAAGTGGTGCCCCACTTTGCGCAGCTCTACCCCGACGAGACGACACCCGCGTGGTGGTACGCGACCGTCACGTGGGTGGAAGAGAACGCCCCCGGCACGACGCTCGTGTGCATTGACCCGGTGTTCCCGGTCGCCACGCAGACAGAGGCGCTTCCGCCGGTAGTGATCGCGACCGGTAAGTCGCCTCGAGGTGACTTCATGCACGCCGTCCTCGTGGACTGGGTGACGGGCGACCTGGTGTGGGACCCACATCCCTCACGCGCCGGTCTCGCCGGTCCCGCCATCGAGCTCGCGGCCCTACAGGCGCACGTGACAGGGGCGACGGTATGA
- a CDS encoding RusA family crossover junction endodeoxyribonuclease — translation MIAGTAMVPVVRVVVEGRARTKGSMQTKQARRIVNGVSYGVGHARLVESTAHSKEWRAEVAWRVRQGLRSAGPVSGPVRVTVMSFLPQPKSNRDPMPTAKRTGDMDKIDRNVLDALTDAGAIVDDAQVVDLCSAKRWAADPAHPYTVIEVEAYPKESS, via the coding sequence GTGATCGCGGGGACGGCGATGGTGCCGGTGGTGCGCGTGGTGGTTGAAGGTCGGGCGCGCACCAAGGGGAGCATGCAGACCAAGCAGGCTCGCCGCATCGTGAACGGTGTGAGTTACGGGGTGGGTCACGCCCGCCTGGTGGAGTCCACCGCGCACTCGAAGGAGTGGCGTGCCGAGGTCGCGTGGCGTGTGCGCCAGGGCTTGCGCAGCGCTGGCCCGGTGTCGGGTCCGGTGCGGGTGACCGTCATGTCGTTTCTGCCGCAACCGAAGTCGAACCGGGACCCGATGCCGACGGCGAAGAGGACTGGCGACATGGACAAGATCGACCGCAACGTCCTCGACGCCCTCACTGACGCGGGCGCGATCGTCGACGACGCCCAGGTGGTCGACCTGTGTTCCGCGAAGCGGTGGGCTGCCGACCCCGCACACCCGTACACCGTGATCGAAGTTGAGGCATACCCAAAGGAGAGCAGCTGA